TGCAATTTCTTGAACAATAAATGGACTTACCGTTGTTCTTGCTCCAATCCATAAAATATCAATGTCGTGCTCTAAAGCTAACTTTACATGATCTTTATTAGCAACTTCTGTAGAAGTTAACATTCCAGTTTCTTTCTTGGCTCTTTGTAACCATTTTAACCCAAGTGCACCAACACCTTCAAAATTTCCAGGTCTTGTTCTTGGTTTCCAAATTCCCGCTCTTAATACTGTTGCATCAGTATCTTTCAATTCATGAGCAATTTTTAATACTTGCTCTTCCGTTTCTGCACTACAAGGTCCTGCAATTACTAATGGATGACTTAATTTGAAATCATCTAACCACGTTCTTAATTTTTTGGTATTTTCCATTTTTTTGTCTTTTTAAGGAAGCTTTACTTCTTGAATTCCGTTTAAAATTTGTTTAATATGATTGGTGTTTTCCATTTCAGAGTAGATCTCTGAAAAATTATCTTGTTCTAATAGTGTTTTAAAGTTTTGTAAATTTTGAATGTATTCATCTAGGGTTTCTATAACATTATTCTTATTCTGCTCAAATATTGGTGTCCACATGGCTGGTGAACTTTTTGCTAAACGTACGGTAGAAGCAAATCCACTGCCTGCCATATCGAAAATATCACGTTCGTTTTTCTCTTTTTCAATAACTGTTTTACCTAACATAAAAGAGCTGATGTGCGATAAATGTGATACGTAAGCAATATGTTTATCATGAGATTTAGGATCCATGTATCGTATACGCATTCCTAATTTTGAGAAAATTTCTAAGGCTTTTTCCTGCAATTTGAAAGCAGTTTTTTCTACTTCACAAATTATATTGGTTTTTCCTCGGTATAAATCTGTTAACGCAGCTTGCGGACCTGAAAATTCCGTTCCTGCAATTGGATGTGTTGCCAAGAAGTTTCTTCTTTTTGGATGATCAGCTATAGCATCACAAACCAATTCTTTTGTTGACCCTACATCTAAAACCAAACAGTTGTCTGGAATATGGTTTAATACCTCTGGGATAACGTGTAACGAAACATCCACAGGAATAGAAACAATTACAATATCCGCTATTACTAAATCTTCATTTGTAGCTTTTTGATCAATAATCTGTAAAGACAAAGCTTCTTCTAAATGATCTTCATTTCTGTCTATTCCATAAATGACAGCATTGTCAAATTCTTTTCGAATATCTAGCGCTAAACTTCCGCCAATTAAACCTACACCAACTATAAATACATTCATACTACACTAAATTATCTATCCTTTGAATTGCTGTTTTTATATCTTCTTCCTTTACGCATAAAGAAAATCTTATATATCCTTCACCTTGACTTCCGAAAATACTTCCAGGTGCAACAAATAAATTGTACTTGTGAAGGAGGTTGTCAATAAAATCTTCTGATTTTTGGTTAGACGGAATTTTTGTCCAAACAAACATTCCTGAACCATCTTTTTTACAAGTAAGGCCTAATTTTTCTACAAGTTCATGAATTAGTGCTCTTCTGGTCTCATAAATTGAGTTAATGCTACTAAACCATTCTTTAGAAAGTTGTAAAGCAGCAATAGCTCCTTTTTGAATTCCATAAAACATTCCAGAATCCATCTGAGTTTTTACTTTTAAGATTTCATTTAAGAATTCTTGTTTTCCGGATAACATTCCGACTCTCCAACCTGCCATGTTGAAAGATTTACTCAGAGAGTTTAATTCTAATGCGATCTCTTTTGCTCCTTCAACTTGTAAAATACTCGTAGGTTTTTCATTTAATATAAAACTATACGGATTATCATTTACAACAACAATGTTATGCTTTTTAGCAAACTCAATAATATTTCTGAAGGTATTTTCAGAAGCATTTGTTCCTGTTGGCATATGTGGGTAATTAATCCACATTAGTTTCACGTTACTTAAATCCTCTTGCTCTAAAGCTTCAAAATTTGGTTGATAGTTATGCTCTTCAACTAAATCATAATATATCGGATTTGCACCTACAAGTTTCGTAACTGAACTGTATGTTGGATAACCTGGATTAGGAATTAGAACACTGTCACCTTCATTTAAAATGGCTAATGAAATATGCATAATTCCTTCCTTACTACCCATTAAAGGAAGTATTTCGGTATTAGCATCAAGAGAAACATTGTAGTTCGATTTATAAAAAGAACTTACAGCTGCTCTAAACTCAGGAATTCCTTGGTAGCTTTGGTATTTATGAGCTCCAGCTTCACTCATACTTTCAGTAATTGCTGTAATTACTTCGGTTGGTGGAGCTAAATCTGGGCTACCAATTCCCATGTTAATGATTGGTTTTCCTGCAGCAACTAATCCTCTAACTTCTCTTAACTTTTTTGAGAAGTAGTATTCTTCAACGGTTTGTAAACGGTTTGCAAATTCTATCATGATCTTCCGTTTTTGTATTCTCCTAATATTTTAAAATCTGTAGCCATAATTTCTATAATAGCTTTAGCCTTTTTGTAATCTTCATATGCATCAAAAGTCACGTCTACGAAAAAGGCATATTTCCAAGGTGTTTCGATTTTTGGTAATGACTGAATTTTAGTCAGATTCAATTTGCAATCGCTCATTACATTTAAAATAGCGGCTAAACTTCCTCTTTTGTGATCTAACTCAAATTTTAATGAGGCTTTATTTATCGAATCTATTCCGTTTTCTGGTTGAGAAGTTTGAAGAATAACAAAGCGAGTAGCATTGTTTTTTATCGTTTGAATTTCATCTTCTATTACTTCAAGCTCGAAAATATCAGCTGCAATTTTAGGTGCAATTGCAGCAACACCTGATAATTTTTTTTCAGAAATTCGTTTTGCAATCTCAGCCGTATCAACATCTTCTACCAACTTTATGTGTTTGTGTTGCTTAAAGAATTCTTTACACTGTAATAAGGCCATTGGATGCGAGCAAACTTCTTTTATCTCTGAGATATCCTGGTTTGGTAATGCCATTAAATGATGATGAATCGGTAAGTAATATTCTCCAGAAATGTGAAGATTATTCTTGTCAATTAAAGCGTAATTAGGAATAATAGAACCAGCAATTGTATTTTCAATTGCCATAATTGCTTGGTCTGATTCATTATTTACTAAACTATCAACAAGCACATCAAACGATAAACATTCTTTTAGTGAAATGTTGTTATCGAAAAATTGAGTTGCAACAATATGGTGGTTGCTTCCTTCTATTCCTTGAATGGCTATTTTCTTCATTTTAGATCAAAAAAAAAGCCTCGATGTAATCGAGACTTTATATTTATATTGTTTTATTAGCTACCTAAACACATAACACAAAGTCTCTCCTCTTACTATAAAAGTAAAAGTAAAAATAGAAACCTTGCCATACGTTTTGTAACATAACTTATTCGTTGTTATTTTGTTGGTAACAAATCTTGAAAATTAATTTCAGTTAACCAAATTTTTTTTTCGATTTTTTTACGGTATCGATTTCGTAAAGTGTTTTTAACTGGTTTTTATTCAGAATACAGAAGTTTTCGATATAATTAATTCAGATTATCTAGTATTTCTTTACGTTCTTTTTTCTTGAATTTCATTCCTTTTTCGTCCATGAATTGTAAAGTGGATTTTGCTAAATCTTTTTGATCTAATAAAATACTTGTAATCGATAAATACCAAAGTGTTTCTTCTGAATAATCGAAATTTATTGATGATAATTCTTTTAATAGAGGTAGAGCTTCATTTTTTTTATCCATGTTCAATAGAGACATGGCTTTGTAAAATTTAATTTCAGGAGTTTTATTTTCTATTAATAAGGAGTCAAATTTTTGAATGGCTAACTCATAGTTTTGCTGTTCATAAGCACTAAAGGCTTTCTGCAAATCATTTTCTGACGCTCCTCTGGTAATCGGGTAATATACGTTAGGATATTCTTCAAAATAAGAGTCATAATTTGTTCCAGAATAGAATAAGAAATAATAACCAGTAATAAATACTGTTATTGCAGCAGCAATTTTTAAGAAGATATTTTTACCGTTGTTTTTACTTTCTAAATTTTTGATCAAATCACTTACTTCATTGTCTTCGATAATTTGAAAAGCAGCGTTTAGGTTTTCATGTTCTTTTAGAAGTACTTTGAATTCGTCATTTGTATTGGCAAGATTATCAAATAACATTTGTTCTTCGTTATTTAATTTATTGCTGTGGTATTTCTGTATTAAATCTTGATAATTATTCATTTCTCACTAACTCTTTTAGTTTTTTCATACATCTTGATTTATGACTACTTATGGTATTAGCATCTTTATAATCTGTAAGTTTTAGAATTTCTTCTATATCCAAGTTTCGATAATAGAACAATCTTAAAAGCGTTCTACAAGACTTAGATATTTTTTCTAAAGCTTTACTCAAGGCAAGTTGCTCTACAGTTGGTTCATTATCTTCAACTGTAACACTTTCGTAACCATCTTCCTCCTGATCTTTTACCAAGACTACTTTTTTTGCTTTTTTGAAATGATTGTAAATTTTATTTTTTCCAATCCCAAATAAATAGGTTTTAAGAGAGCTCTTTTCTAGAACTAATTTATTTCTCGTAAAACTTTTATTGAAAGCAATAATAGTATCATGATATATGTCTAAAGCATCCTCTTCCGATATTTTATAAGTAAAAGCATACTTTAAAAAATCCGCTCTATAGCTCACATATACTTGTTTTAAAGAATCTTTATTTCCGTTTCGTAATTCTTCTTGTATTGCTATGTCATCAAGCGGTTTACTCATTAGTCTTTTTGAGTTTAAAAATATTAACAGAAAAAATTTTTTTTCTCAAAATGTTAAGATTTGAAATAATTGAAAAACTAATATATGAATATAAAAACGAAACTATTGAATAACATTTAAATGTAGAGATATGAACACGAAAACATTACTTTTTCTTTTGTTATTACCATTTGCTCTTTTAGGGCAACAAACATATGTGCCCGATGATGCCTTTGAACAATTTTTAATCAATGAAGGATATGATGATGTCCTAGATGATTATGTTTTGACGGATAATATTAAGGATGTTTCTTTTTTACCAATGAATAATTTGGGAATTCAGGATTTAACTGGACTTGAAGATTTTACAAATTTAAATACTGTAAGGGTTTTAGGAAATCCCATTCAGTCTATTGATTTAACTGCAAACACAGAGCTTCAGTATATAACATTAGGACACCAATCTTTAACCTCTTTAAACATCGATGGTTTAATGAAGTTAATAAGGATTACATTGCAAGATTCTTCTTTAACTACTCTAGATGTTTCTAATAATACAAGTATAGAAATATTGGGTTTAAAAGATAATTCAGAGTTGGTTAATTTAAATATTACGAATGCAACCAATCTAGAGTCTATTAGTTTAAATAATAGTGATAAACTCGAAACTGTTGATACTTCTTCAAATACTGGTCTTACTGATTTTTACGTGTACTATTGTGATAAAATCGACAACCTAAATTTTGCTAATAATACGACTATAGATAGTATAATACTTTTTGAATTGAATAGTATTTCTAATGTGTCGATTAAGAATGGGCTTAACAATTTTTACTTAGAGAGTTTATCAAATCCCAATTTGACTTGTATTGAAGTTTCCGATGCAGATTATGTAAATGAAAATTGGTCTAGAACGAAAATTACAGGAGCATTACGATTTGATGAACATTTGGAGTTTAAGAATAACTGTAACGAACCATTTTCTGGAGAAACAGTTACTATTCCTGATACTGATTTTGAAAGTTTTTTAGAATCAATTAATGTAGGAAACGGAATTGTTGGAGATTCTAAAGTGTCAGCTGAGCTTGTTGCAGAATTAACTGAACTAGACGTAAGCTACCAGAATATTACTGATTTATCTGGTATCGAATTTTTCACTTCACTAACTTCTTTAAATTGTTCTTATAACGATATTACATCATTATCGATAATTGAAAACTCACAACTTAGAGTTCTTAATTGTAGTGGAAATCAACTAACAGAATTAAATACATTATCCAATACATTACTTGAAGAAATTATCTGTGAAGTTAATAGTATTGAATATTTAAATTTAGTTAACAATACTAAGTTAACTAGGCTGGTTGCAAATGATAACGATCTTTTAGGAATATCGTTACGAAATGGAAATAATAACCAAATTTCTAATGAGAACTTTTCTGCATTTGCCAATTCAAATTTAACATGTATCGAAGTTGATGATGTAAATTATAGTAATATGACTTGGGCGCAAATTGATATGCAAACGTCTTACAGTGAAAGTTGTACTCCCGTAAATGATGAATGTTCTTTTACAGTTCCAATTACATTAGGTCAAGATACTCCTGGGAATACAATCAGTGCTTCTGGAGCAGCTACAAATCCAAATTGTGCTGAAAGCGGAGTTGTAGTTTATGATGTATGGTATTCTTTTATTGCTCCAGCATCTGGTAGTATGAATATAACAATCAGCGCAGGTTCATTAGTTTCTAAAATTGCCTTATATGAGTCTTGTACGGATAGTACTCCTTTGAATTGTGATGAAGGTAATTTATCTGCAACAGGTTTAACTGCGGGTCAAGAATATTATTTACAAGTTTGGTTAGAACTTTCATCTTCATCTAGAGCAAGAAACGGATCAGGAAGTTTTGTAATTAACGCTCAAGATGCAACTGTATTATCTGTTGATGAATTAACTAAATCAACTGAAGTTTTGGTGTATCCAAATCCAACTACAGATCAGGTATTTGTTAAAAATAGTTCAGTTATAAAAAGTGCGGTTTTATATGATGTAAACGGAAAATCGCATTACAGTGAAAAGAACTTAAACGAATCAAATCTTCAAATTTCCTTACAATCATTACCAACAGGAATATACTTCTTAAAGCTAGAAGATGAGTTTAAAAATAGCATTCATAAAAAAATTATAAAACAATAAGTATGAAAACAGTATTAATAACAATTGCGTTTCTTTTTTCATTCCATTTAGCCATTGGTCAACAAATGGTATATGATACAAAATCCTTCGGTAATTGTGAGGCGATAGAAGCTAATGTAAGTCCACAGAAATTCTCCTTATATATTGCCGAAAAGGAGTTGAGAGAAGGACATGGCGGGAAGTATGAATTATCTGGAGGAGATGTTACTGTTGCAGATAATGTAAATCGTCCAAAAAATCTTGTTTTTTTAATGGAAGTAAGCTTTAAAAACGGATTGAAATTTCCTATTGAAGAGAAAGATAGCGTATATATCAATCTAAGTAATTTGAAGAAAGGATATGACGATGATATGAATATGAGAAAGCAAATTGAAAGCAAAGATTTTAAGCGCATTGAAAACGAGAAACAAGATCTTGAAACTAAAAAGAAAAGTGTACAAGATCAAGTTAAAGAACTAACTAAAAAGTTTCAAGAAGGAAAGATTTCACCAGATGAATTTGGAAAAAAAATAAAAGAATTAAGTGATCCTTTATTGAAGCAAGTTGAGAATAGTTATTCCGGAAATGTCGCTTTTATTGAACCAGAAGAAAAAACAACCTATAGTATTGATTTTGTTGATACCTATGAACAAATTGAAGGAAGAGCATTTTCAGGAATTCTACATATTAAGCGATTTAATAAGAATGAATTTGTGGCTAGTTTTAAAGGAGTTCAAATGGTGGAATGCTTAGAAAAAAGAGCTGCAACTTCAAGAGAAGAAGAGAAGAAGTGCAAGGAGAATAGGTCAAATCTAATGAAAGAGTTTTATGTGTTAAGAGAAGGAGATGTTAAAGGGAATATTAATGTGAAATTGAAAAAATTCAACGATTACAGATAACATAAACTAAAGAAAATGAAAACATTTAAAATAACAATTTTAGTACTGAGTTTAACCATTTTGAGCTCATGTTTTGGAGACAAAAAATCAATAATAGGATCTGATTTAGGAGATACTTCCTTTGTGAATAAGAACTTTAAAGGAAATGCCATAAATTTTGCTGATGTGGAGGATGTTTGTGCTTTATTGAATCCAGAGAAAGTCGCAGGTTTATATAATGTTCCGGCATCTTATATAACAACTGTTGGAAAAGGAAAGTTTGTGCAGAATGATCAAGTGAAAACATGCATGGTTCGTGTAAAACTAGACGATACAGATTGGAATTTTTTAACCGGAATGGTAACACTTTTTAAAGAAGTGAAAGCTAGTGAGGATCAAGGTGGGATTTCTGAAGCTGTTGGTCAAGGAGAGAATTGGGAAGAAGCATGGTCTTTAAAAAAATCAATGTCTAAAACAGGAAAATGGATTCCAAATGTGGGAAAAGCTGCGTTGTATACATCTGCAAAAAGAAAATTAGAAATAAAGTTTGAAGGGTATTCTTTAGAGATTGTAGCTCCTGGAGCTCCTTTTAATAAAGAAGAAAAAGCTAAGAATAGAGATTTTGAAAAGATCACCTTAGCTATGGCAAAAGATTTAGGATTTTTAAAATAATTGTATATGAGAAGTGATGGAAATATATTGATTGTTTTATTAGTTTTTTTGATCTCAATTCAATTAAAGGCACAAGAAATTAATGGAGGTTTATTACTAAATAACAACAAAGAAATAATGCTAAGTCTAGAATCCAAATCGGCAGTAGACTTATTTAAGCAATTTAAAGTGAATACTTATAAAATCGGATTCAATTTTAAAGCAGATGGATTAAAGAAGAATGAGGAAGGAGAGTTTGTTGTGTTTTTCGACTTTATGACTGTGGTGAAGAAAGACGGAAGAACTATAAGAAAAGTGAGAAGACATATTCCAATGCCTTATTTTCCTGGAGAAATGTTTTTACCTGCAGAAGCCTTTGATTTTATAGGTGTACTATCAGTAACATCATGGGATGATATGGAGAAAAGGACATTTGTTCCTCAACAAAAATCAGGGATTTTGAAATCAGGAAAATATGAAGTTCAATTGAGTGCAATACCTAGAGATGTGAAAGGTAAAATTGATCCAGTAACCTTTGGTTTTGTTGTGAAATAATTTGCAAGGAATTATTCGTAGAGAAGATTTAGAATATCGAAAAGAAATCGAAAATAAGTTAATTGTTTGTATTTGAGTTAAAAGCAGCTTTTTTGATAAGCTGCTTTTTGTATTTTTAGGAAGTTGTTCGTGAATTATAAAATTTTGAATTTGAAAACTTTACATCTCTTACTTGTATTACTAGTTGGTTTTTCAAAAAGTATCAATGCTTTTGAACAGAAACAGGAAGCTAAAGATACCATTGTGAATTATGCTAGGATGCTGCATAAGAAATCTGCTAATACGGAATTGATAACTTACAGTGATAAAGTTTTAAAATCTGTGAAAATTCAATCGTCAGAAGATAGTTTGATGATTGCGAAACTATATTACTATACATCAAAAGCAAACTATGAGTTAGGAGAATATTTAGCAAGTATTAAAAGTTCAAATAATGGAATTCGATATACTACAAATTCTAATGAAGGAATAGAATATAAAGGGCGATTATATGCAGATAGAGCTTGGCCCGAAAGCAAATTATTTCAATCTAAAAAATCAATAGAAAGTTTAAAAAAAGGAATTGATTTCTTAGCAAATCTTTCAACAATTAGTGATGCTGCTTTAGATTATACTGTAAATAGTTATGTGTTGTTATCTAGTGAGTTAGCTTATTTTGGGGATTTAAAGGAAGCACAATATTATTTGCGTTTAGCAGAAAAGTTATACTTAAAAAATAAAGAAGCACTCGATAAAATTAAAGTTGATGGAAATGGTAATTATCATCGATATGAAATAGTGTTACTATACAGAAAAGTTTATCTCTTGTACAAACTTGGGAAAACGAAAAAGGATAGTATAGAACTCGTAAATACTATTGAGAAATTAGAGATTGAAAAAAACTCGAAAAAATTCAATGTTAATGAACGAGTTTATTATTCCACAGCTTTAAATCATATTGGAGATTGGTATTTAAGTCATAAAGAAGATTCTTTGATCACTAAAGAAGATGTGAAAGCTGGAACTTATTATGTTGATAAATCACTCGATTTGATTTTGAATCAAAACTACCCAGGTAGTTATTTTGTTTTCAAGTTTAATAAATGTAAAGCGTTAACTAAAGGAGAAAAACTAAAAGAAGCAGATGATTTAATTACTCATTTATTAGATTCACTTCCTAAAACAAGTGGAATTAGGCCATTCTTTCTTGCTCAAAAAGGATTAATAAAAGCGAAGCAAAACTTAAAAGAGGAAGCTTTAAATACCTTTCAAAAAGTAATTGAAAAAGTGCATTCAGGAAAAGATAGTTTACTTCCAGACTATAGTAATTTTAAACCTACTGCGGTTTTTACACATTCAAGATTACTAAGAAGAGTAGCAGAGAAAATAGAATTGTATTTCGGTGATGATCCTAATTTAAAAAGAAAGATTGCAAGACTCTATTATCTAGCTTTTGTTCAGTTTGAAAACAGTTATGGAAAAGGAAAGTTTAATAAGGAGGAAAACACAATGTTACGGAAGATTTTATTAGGCTTTTTAAAGTCCAATAAAAAAGAGATAATGACTAAAAATGTTACGATAGAAAATGTTATGAGTCGTGTTGAAAGTATTGTTAATAAACGGGCGTGGCAAGAGTTCAATCAAAATAGATATACAAATTCACTCACCAAATTAGATTCAGTTACAAGAAGAGAATTAGACTTAAAAACAGCCTTGGTTATTGCAAAAAAAGGAGACAAAACACAGCAATTAGATTCAGTGCAAGACTTAATAAAAAAGCATAATGATTATGTAGGAAAGGCATTTCCTAATTTACAATTACTAAAAGATAAAAAGTTTAATATTCTTGAATTGCAGAAGAAGCTTTCCAAAAGTGAATTAGTTTTAAAGTATTTAATTCTCGAAAATTATTTGGTCATTGTTTCAATAACAAGTTCGTCTGTAAAATGGCAATTGAAAAATTGGACTCAAAAAGAACGAGATGTCTTAGAGCAAGTGGTAACAGATAATTTGAATCAAAATTATAATGAAGAGGTCGTAGGCCTTTTGAGTGAACATTTACTTCCCGATATCAGTTCAAGTAAAGAAAAGTTAATCATAAATCCAGATGGTGAATTATATAAACTTCCTTTTGAAATTTTAAGAAAAAACAATTCTTATCTCATTGAAAAGTATAACATCAGTTATACTTCTAATTTAGGATTTATTAAAACTAATTCCTATTCAGATAAAGAAAAGCAAGAAGTTTACGTGTACGCACCAACATACGAATCTGAAGAAAAGAGATTATTAGCAACTAGAGCTGGTTTTTCGGCTTTGGATGGAGCCAAAAAGGAAGCTGAAATGGTCTCAAGTTTGTTCTCATCAAAAACCTATTTAGGAGATGAAGTAACCAAAGATGTTTTTTTAGAATCTTCGCCAAAAGCATCGATGCTACATTTGGCAATGCATGCTGAAATGAATGCAGAAGAACCAGGCTTAAGTAGGTTAGTTTTCGATGAAAAAGGAAACTACTCAAATAATGTATATTTAGAAGAACTGTATGCGTTAAATCTAAAAGCAGATTTAGCTGTTTTAAGCGCATGTAATACTGGTTTAGGTAAAGAGAATGCAGGAAGGAGTTTAGAGTCTTTTGAGAGAGCATTTACGTTTGCAGGAGTTTCTTCAACCGTTGCCAGCTTGTGGGAAGTGCCAGATGTGGCTACTAGTGAAATAATGAAAAGTTTTTATCAAGAACTTAAAAAGGGAATTTCCAAATCAAAAGCCTTACAAAGAGCGAAAGAGAGTTACATCCTAAAAAATAAAGAAACAAAACTGTCAAACCCTTATTACTGGGCAGGTTTTGTGGTTTATGGAGATGATGCTCCAGTGATGGAAAGTTCATCTCAATGGATGATTTGGTTGGTTTTAGTCTTGTTACTTGGAAGTGTTTTTGCGTTAAAGAGAAACCGAAATTAATTGAATTATATTTACATCTAAAGTTATTTTATCTTGGATACGCTTTTCAATCACATTAAAAGTTATGTTTCTATATCTGACAATGAATTATCAGAATTAAAACATTGTATGAAGGAAGAAACCTACCAGAAAAATGATCATTTACTTAAAGCTAATGATTATGCTAAACAAGTGCATTTTATTATAGAAGGATGTGTGAGAACCTACATTATTGACTATAACGGAAATGAACATAATATATCATTTTCTAAAGAAGATTGGTGGTTTGGTGATTTGAATAGTTTTATTAGAAATAAACCAGCCTCTTTTAATATTCAAGCTTTAGAATCATTAAAGGTGTTGTCATTAAATAAAGACAAGTGGGATTATTTATTAAATGAAATTCCAAATTTTGTTGTTTATACAAGGTCGTTATTTAGAAATACAATGTTTGCACATGAAGAACGAATATTACAGAATTTGTCTTTTACAGCAGAACAGCGATATAAATATTTCATCAAAAAATACCCAGAATTGCTTCAAAGAATTTCTCAAAAACAAATTGCTCGATATTTAGGTGTAACACCAGAGTTTCTGAGTTTACTCCGTAAGAAAATTTCTTAATCTACATTAATCTTTTAGCGGTTTTTACAATCGAACTTTGCAAGTAATAGTAAAGATGTATGATTGTAAAAAGCTTATTTAGACTGCAGCTATTTATTCTATTCTTTCTTACCTCTTTTAATTTTTTAAGTAAAAGTTTAAAAGTGAATGAAATGGATAATCTAACACTCAAAAACCTTCCAGAACGAGAAGGTGAAAGACCAAAAACTACAAATACAAACCCACATACTCAATTGGATCAGCAGCCCGTAAATATTCAATATGTGGAGCAATTAAAAGATTGGGCATTTAATCTTGGGAATATAGAAAAAAGAGCAAGCCTAATTTCTGTTCCTGGTGCTGAAGCAATGTTTATGGAGCAAGAACATGTTTGTGAGAAATGCAATGCTTTTATGATAGGTAATGAATTTGCTCATTTTCATCCTCATCCTGATTATAGTATGCACTTAGGATTAACTCAAAAGGATGCAACTGTTTTTATTTCAAAAGGTTGGGGAGAATGGCATCCACTTATTAAAAAAGGATTTCTTCCGCCAAATATAATTATGCTGTATGCACCAAGAAATGAATCTGAATTAGAAGTCTCAAAACTAATTCTTAAAAGGTCGTATGATTATGCGAAAGGGAATTTAACAGAAACCAATAATTAAAACTCACACAAATGAAATAT
This genomic window from Tenacibaculum sp. 190524A05c contains:
- a CDS encoding prephenate dehydrogenase, which encodes MNVFIVGVGLIGGSLALDIRKEFDNAVIYGIDRNEDHLEEALSLQIIDQKATNEDLVIADIVIVSIPVDVSLHVIPEVLNHIPDNCLVLDVGSTKELVCDAIADHPKRRNFLATHPIAGTEFSGPQAALTDLYRGKTNIICEVEKTAFKLQEKALEIFSKLGMRIRYMDPKSHDKHIAYVSHLSHISSFMLGKTVIEKEKNERDIFDMAGSGFASTVRLAKSSPAMWTPIFEQNKNNVIETLDEYIQNLQNFKTLLEQDNFSEIYSEMENTNHIKQILNGIQEVKLP
- a CDS encoding pyridoxal phosphate-dependent aminotransferase, producing the protein MIEFANRLQTVEEYYFSKKLREVRGLVAAGKPIINMGIGSPDLAPPTEVITAITESMSEAGAHKYQSYQGIPEFRAAVSSFYKSNYNVSLDANTEILPLMGSKEGIMHISLAILNEGDSVLIPNPGYPTYSSVTKLVGANPIYYDLVEEHNYQPNFEALEQEDLSNVKLMWINYPHMPTGTNASENTFRNIIEFAKKHNIVVVNDNPYSFILNEKPTSILQVEGAKEIALELNSLSKSFNMAGWRVGMLSGKQEFLNEILKVKTQMDSGMFYGIQKGAIAALQLSKEWFSSINSIYETRRALIHELVEKLGLTCKKDGSGMFVWTKIPSNQKSEDFIDNLLHKYNLFVAPGSIFGSQGEGYIRFSLCVKEEDIKTAIQRIDNLV
- a CDS encoding prephenate dehydratase gives rise to the protein MKKIAIQGIEGSNHHIVATQFFDNNISLKECLSFDVLVDSLVNNESDQAIMAIENTIAGSIIPNYALIDKNNLHISGEYYLPIHHHLMALPNQDISEIKEVCSHPMALLQCKEFFKQHKHIKLVEDVDTAEIAKRISEKKLSGVAAIAPKIAADIFELEVIEDEIQTIKNNATRFVILQTSQPENGIDSINKASLKFELDHKRGSLAAILNVMSDCKLNLTKIQSLPKIETPWKYAFFVDVTFDAYEDYKKAKAIIEIMATDFKILGEYKNGRS
- a CDS encoding sigma-70 family RNA polymerase sigma factor, which produces MSKPLDDIAIQEELRNGNKDSLKQVYVSYRADFLKYAFTYKISEEDALDIYHDTIIAFNKSFTRNKLVLEKSSLKTYLFGIGKNKIYNHFKKAKKVVLVKDQEEDGYESVTVEDNEPTVEQLALSKALEKISKSCRTLLRLFYYRNLDIEEILKLTDYKDANTISSHKSRCMKKLKELVRNE
- a CDS encoding T9SS type A sorting domain-containing protein, coding for MNTKTLLFLLLLPFALLGQQTYVPDDAFEQFLINEGYDDVLDDYVLTDNIKDVSFLPMNNLGIQDLTGLEDFTNLNTVRVLGNPIQSIDLTANTELQYITLGHQSLTSLNIDGLMKLIRITLQDSSLTTLDVSNNTSIEILGLKDNSELVNLNITNATNLESISLNNSDKLETVDTSSNTGLTDFYVYYCDKIDNLNFANNTTIDSIILFELNSISNVSIKNGLNNFYLESLSNPNLTCIEVSDADYVNENWSRTKITGALRFDEHLEFKNNCNEPFSGETVTIPDTDFESFLESINVGNGIVGDSKVSAELVAELTELDVSYQNITDLSGIEFFTSLTSLNCSYNDITSLSIIENSQLRVLNCSGNQLTELNTLSNTLLEEIICEVNSIEYLNLVNNTKLTRLVANDNDLLGISLRNGNNNQISNENFSAFANSNLTCIEVDDVNYSNMTWAQIDMQTSYSESCTPVNDECSFTVPITLGQDTPGNTISASGAATNPNCAESGVVVYDVWYSFIAPASGSMNITISAGSLVSKIALYESCTDSTPLNCDEGNLSATGLTAGQEYYLQVWLELSSSSRARNGSGSFVINAQDATVLSVDELTKSTEVLVYPNPTTDQVFVKNSSVIKSAVLYDVNGKSHYSEKNLNESNLQISLQSLPTGIYFLKLEDEFKNSIHKKIIKQ